The window CCAGGGTCACCATGGAGAACCCGATGCCACTGACGCGGAGGCTGACCGCGCCCAGCAGGGCGGACAACGCCACCCCCGAGAGCAGGCCGAGCAGCGCGGACACGGCGAGCGGCAGGCCCGCCTCCAGCATCACGGTGTTGGTGACGTAGGTGCCCGCGGCGAAGTAGAGCGCGTGTCCGAAGGACAGCAGCCCCGTGCGGCCGAGCAGCAGGTCGTAGCCGGTGGCCAGGCCCCCGAAGAGCAGGCACAGGGCGAGCAGTTGCAGGTTGCCGGGGCCGCCGATCGGGCCGTCCAGCAGACCCGGCAGCGGCAGCGCGCTGAAGGGCACGGTGAGGAGCACCACCAGCAGGAGGGCAGGCCACCAGCGGCTGGCGCGCCGCAGTCTCTCGGACCGGGTGGTGACGGGGTGGTCCGCCGTGCGGGCGCGGCCGCGCGGCTGGGTGGCGCTGGTCATGCGAGCCTCCCGGTGAGCCCACGCGGCCGGACGAGCAGCAGGGCGGCGAGCAGGACGACGACGGCGAGGTCGCCGAGCCCGGCGGTGGTGTAGTAGTTGGCGAACTGCTGGACGAGGCCCACGGCCACCGAGGCCAGCGCGGCGCCGGTGAGCGAGCCCATGCCGCCCGTCACGACGACCACGAAGGCGAAGATGAGCAGGGAGGTGCCCTGTTCGGGGTCCACGGAGCCGAAGTAGAGGCCGCCGAGGGCGCCGCCGAGGGCCGCTGCCGCGCCGCCGATGGCGAAGACCAGGGTGAACGCCTTGCGCACGTCGATGCCGAGCGCGGTGACCATCGCCCGGTCCTCCACCCCCGCGCGGACGACCAATCCGTGCCGGGTGCGGCCGAAGAACAGCTTGAGCGCGGTCAGCACCACCAGGGCGGCGCCGATCAGAACCAGGCGGTTGAGCGGCACTTCGGCGCCCAGCAGGCCGAAGGTGCCGGACAGTGCCTCAGGCCCGGGGAAGGGCCGGGCGTCGGACCCCCAGATCGCGGACAGCAGGGCGGGGACGGCCAGGCCCACGCCCACCGTCGCGAGGATCTGCTCGCGGGGGCGGGTGTAGAGCGGGCGAATCACGGCGAGTTCAAGCAGTACGGCGGCTACGGTACCCACCGCGGTGCCGAAGACGACGGCCAGGGCGAACCCGGCCCCTCCGGGTCCGGCACCGGGCAGGTGGCCGGAGGCGGCCCACCAGGTGCCGTAGGCGCCCACGGACA of the Streptomyces sp. NBC_01788 genome contains:
- a CDS encoding branched-chain amino acid ABC transporter permease; its protein translation is MSTVVLLAFTGLGLGALYFLVASGLSLIFGLMDVLNFAHGALLSVGAYGTWWAASGHLPGAGPGGAGFALAVVFGTAVGTVAAVLLELAVIRPLYTRPREQILATVGVGLAVPALLSAIWGSDARPFPGPEALSGTFGLLGAEVPLNRLVLIGAALVVLTALKLFFGRTRHGLVVRAGVEDRAMVTALGIDVRKAFTLVFAIGGAAAALGGALGGLYFGSVDPEQGTSLLIFAFVVVVTGGMGSLTGAALASVAVGLVQQFANYYTTAGLGDLAVVVLLAALLLVRPRGLTGRLA